In the genome of Lacerta agilis isolate rLacAgi1 chromosome 2, rLacAgi1.pri, whole genome shotgun sequence, one region contains:
- the GALR2 gene encoding galanin receptor type 2, with protein sequence MQLASKMNRTLPQLNSSGSSESSCWQLVSVLIPLAYSLIFLVGTVGNSLVLAVLLRNRQVNNTTNLFILNLGVADLCFIVFCVPFQATIYTLDDWIFGPLMCKAVHFFIYLTMYASSFTLTTVSLDRYLAIRYPLHSRELRTPRNALTAICLIWGLSFVFSGPYISYYQEFQVANVTVCHPIWKVSQRKVMDLCTFVFSYVIPVLILSLTYVRTIRYLWTSVDPIKDMSDSKKGKRKVTRMIIIVAVLFCLCWLPHHLVILCFWFGYFPLNNATYVLRILSHLISYANSCVNPIVYALVSKHFRKGFKKIFSCLLHKRVTNKVHVAQVTHTVSILEADLTEVIHVSEPTHARASSCCQIPIQTWGEAEQLSRQERVTNPFITFNVT encoded by the exons ATGCAACTTGCTTCCAAGATGAACAGAACATTGCCCCAGCTAAACTCTTCAGGAAGCAGCGAGAGCAGCTGTTGGCAGCTGGTGTCTGTCCTCATTCCTCTAGCGTATTCTCTGATTTTCCTGGTAGGCACGGTGGGCAACTCTCTGGTGCTGGCAGTGCTGCTGAGGAACAGGCAAGTCAACAACACCACCAACCTCTTCATCCTCAATCTGGGAGTGGCCGACCTGTGCTTTATAGTcttctgcgtgcccttccaggcCACCATCTACACCCTGGATGACTGGATCTTTGGGCCACTCATGTGCAAAGCAGTGCATTTCTTCATCTACCTGACCATGTATGCCAGCAGCTTCACCCTCACAACTGTATCCCTAGACAG GTATCTGGCCATAAGGTACCCTTTGCATTCAAGAGAACTGCGAACCCCCAGGAATGCCCTCACCGCCATTTGTCTCATCTGGGGCCTTTCCTTCGTCTTCTCTGGACCTTACATCAGTTACTACCAGGAGTTTCAGGTGGCCAATGTTACCGTCTGCCATCCCATCTGGAAAGTCTCTCAGCGCAAAGTTATGGACCTCTGCACTTTTGTCTTCAGCTATGTCATTCCTGTGCTGATTCTGAGCCTCACCTACGTGAGGACCATCCGTTACCTCTGGACGTCGGTGGACCCCATTAAAGACATGTCTGATTCCAAGAAGGGCAAGCGCAAGGTCACTCGGATGATCATCATTGTGGCTGTTCTCTTCTGCCTTTGCTGGCTGCCCCATCACTTGGTCATTCTCTGCTTTTGGTTTGGCTACTTCCCACTGAACAATGCAACCTACGTGCTTAGAATCCTCTCCCACCTGATTTCATATGCCAACTCATGTGTCAACCCCATCGTCTATGCTCTGGTATCCAAGCATTTCCGTAAGGGATTCAAGAAGATCTTCAGTTGCCTCTTGCACAAAAGAGTGACCAACAAGGTTCATGTGGCACAGGTGACTCACACAGTGAGCATCCTGGAAGCAGATCTGACAGAGGTGATACACGTCAGTGAGCCCACGCATGCCAGGGCCTCCAGCTGctgtcaaatccccattcagacaTGGGGTGAGGCAGAGCAGCTGAGTCGCCAAGAGAGAGTCACCAACCCTTTCATCACTTTCAATGTCACttag